The Cyprinus carpio isolate SPL01 chromosome A3, ASM1834038v1, whole genome shotgun sequence genomic interval TGGTGCTGTTACCTCAGGTTGTCTATAAATGGTTCTAGGGAATGGCACTGGAATTGCACTGGTTTGCTGCGGTTGAGGTGCTGGTAAGGCTGACTGCTGCTGCAGCCTCAAATTCTGCATATCTTTGTGGAGGGTCTGTAACTGCCGAATTTCCTCTTTAAGAACCATCTGAGCTTCACGTAGCTGCATATTCTCCCTTTTCAGGTCTTGAACCTCCAACCTGTGTCTAAACGATATGAATGAAGACTCATCCTCTTGTAGCATATGCTCCTCCTCTGCATCACTTTCATAGTGCAGTGTGGTAGACCACTGTCTGTCAACACAGGAATCCGGAGTACTCATGGCTCCAGCTACTGCTTCAGTGATGTAAGGTTGTGAACTTGAAAAGGGAAAGTCACTACGATCAGAGAGTGATATTCTAGGCTTGTCTCTCCTTGTACTTTGTTGTGGCTCCTCTACTTGTACATTTGAATGCTGCATGGGGCTGGTTATAACTGGATCAGTTGGTTGCATATTACATTGTACCTCATAGTCCCTGAGATAGGCTGGAGGCTGGGTTCTGTGTCGTGGGCGCACACTATTAAAGGAAGGTTGCTCTGACATCCTGTCTCTATGGTAAGCAcacatccggctcgaaggaccacaTTGTAGGGAAGTTTGAACTATTGTGCTGATCAGGAGATTGTGCTCGCCTCAGGGTGTCAGTAAAAACACAGCACAGGATTCAGAACATTCTGACTTTACTGTTGTAAATGTGTGTTGTACAAATTAGGCAAACTTCAATGATTAATATCAGGAACCCAGGAACACGCATTCATTCTCTTACTCCGCTCGCTGACAGGAGAGGTCGGGAAGTTTCTAGCTCGCCACCTATCGTCCTTTTCCAACGTCATCCATAAAGTGGTCCCTGATTGGTTAGATCTCCTTAACAGTGGTATTATAGGcactgatctatctatctatatatatatatatatatatatatatatacatatatatatatatatatatataggtgctggtcatataattagaatatcatcaaaaagttgatttatttcactaattccattaaaaaagttaaacttttatattatattcattcattacacacagactgatatatttcaaatgtttatttcttttaattttgatgattataactggcaactaaggaaaatcccaaattcagtatctcagaaaattagaatattgtgtaaaggttcaatattgaagacacctggtgccacactctaattagctaattaactcaaaacccctgcaaagcctttaaatggtctctcagtctagttctgtaggctacacaatcatgaggaagactgctgacttgacagttgtccaaaagacgaccactgacaccttgcacaaggagggcaagacacaaaaggtcattgcaaaagagactGGTTGTTCACAGAGGTCTGTGTAGTGGTGGGCTGGTCGAGGCTTCGTGAAGCAATGAAACAGTTGAACCAAATGTGCCATATTGTGTCGAAGCTTCGAATCAATCCGACACCCGTCTCAACGGTGACACCTAGTGGTCACTTGCAGGTGTTGATCTGAAACAACCTTGACAACGagccattaaaaaaattctaatatgtgaagcttgtaacctgtaggcttctcactgtgcataatgttattttggtcatgaaaaatgattattaataaaagaaatcaagccacaatgtctcacttttttagagatttttattcaaaaatattaatttctctgctGTGGAAGGACTtagcctgcttttttttttttacagataatttctccagcctttgaaaaaaatcctctcacaagGGAAACTTGTTGCTGGCCTGCAAAGATATTTTTTAGCAAGGACATACAAATGAGGAAAGATTACTGTTCTCTCTTTCCAGTAAATTAGGGGATCATGATTTCTGGGCAAAAACACATCATGGAGGTATTGTTTCACTTCCACTGTGGCATCAGCTGTAGCATTGTGTATCATCTGGGTTTCATGGATACGATTATCAAAAAGTTCCCATAAACTGTCCTGTGTTTCTACTGGTGCTGatgttgatggtgatgatgatgatgatgggcctGATGATGAAAACAGCAATTAGTAACAAATCCTACACTGACGGCATATATgaagtatatattatatgaatcagataacataacataacatagacTGAAACTGTGGCCTACTGGTTCATTATTTGGAAACCTTCATAAACAAAGTTATGTTATGAACGTTTATGCTCAGTGTGCAGAGAAATATCCAATGGAATGTAGAACTACAACAATTAGGAAAACCAAAATGATGTCTTCACTGGCTGTAGATTAGGTGCTCATATGTAGacctataaaatgtatattcacacAATAGTACattatattgacaacatattatattatattcacattgaagctgtttttaacatgacTGGCAGTTGTGATTGGGACATTAGGTTGTAGGGCTTAGGTTGACACAGGGCTATGGACTTTCTAAACAGTGTCCCAACagtttgttattatatttcaattataattatatttcaaacaatgcATACCTTAGATGGCCCAGCAGTGTCAGTAGCAGGCCTGGGTACAGGGGGAATGCTACCATCGTCTGCACCCTGCAAAATGGCAGGATGAGTGCTCCTCAAATGGCGCATCATGGATGATGTATTGTTGCAGTAGGCTAGCTGCTGATCACAATACATACATCTCACTTTATTTGGGGTTTCCAAATGGAAATGCTCCCACACCACAGATGTATGGCATCTCTTCTGAGGACCCTCCATTTttattgatctatctatctattttaatctatctatctatgtatctatctacaTTAatatatctatgtatctatctatattaatatatctatTAATCTGAAGTGGCTTGTGTCTGGCTCTAGCCTATCAGTCaatgtgtaaatttaaatgtacgcctaaatataactaaacaaatCGCACTATATATGTCACTATATATCACCAAATATCCGCTATCTCAAAATAAAACTCCTCTCACAAAAACCCACGAGGTCAAGATGCGTTGACTTCACTTTTATACAGATGTTCGATTGTGTGGTCTGTACCCGACCATGTCAATCAAGCGCTGATTCGGCAGACCAAGCCACCTGTCGAAACACTTGTGAAACACTTAGAGGCCGTAGTCACGTGACATGGGTGTTTTGAATCACGCTTTGGATCAGTGTTTTGAAACATCTGCGCTTCGGGATCTCGCAAAGCTTCGGAACGTCTGTTTCGCGTCAGCCATCCctagctctgtgtccaagcacattaatagagaggcgaagggaaggaaaagatgtggtagaagaaaagtgtacaagcaatagggataaccgcaccctggagaggattgtgaaacaaaacccatccaaaaatgtgggggagattcacaaagagtggactgctgctggagtcagtgctttaagaaccactacgcacagacgtatgcaagacatgggtttcagctgtcgcattctttgtgtcaagccactcttgaacaacagacagcgtcagaagcttctcgcctgggctaaagacaataaggactggactgctgctgagtggtccaaagttatgttctctgatgaaagtaaattttgcatttccttttgaaatcagggtcccagagtctggaggaagagaggagaggcacacaatccacattccttgaggtccagtgtaaagtttccacagtcagtgatggtttggggtgccatgtcatctgctggtgctggtccactgtattttctgaggtccaaggtcaaggtccaaggtcaacgcagacGTATAccaagttttagagcacttcatgcttcctgctgctgaccaactttatggagatgcagaattcattttccaacaggacttggcacctgcacacagtgccaaagctaccagtacctggtttaaggaccatggtatccctgttcttaattgaccagcaaactcacctgaccttaaccccatagaaaatatatggggtattgtgaagaggaagatgagatatgccagacccaagaatgcagaagagctgaaggccactatcagagcaacctgggctctcataacacctgagcaatgccacagactgatcgactccatgcaacgctgcattgctgcagtaattcaggcaaaaggagccccaactaagtattgagtgctgtacatgctcatacttttcatgttcatacttttcacttggccaagatttctaaaaatcctttctttgtattggtcttaagttatattctaattttctgagatactgaatttgggattttccttagttgtcagttataatcatcaaaattaaaagaaataaacatttgaaatatattagtctgtgtgtaatgaattaatataatataagtttcactttttgaatggaattagtgaaataaatcaactttttgatgatattctaattatatgaccagcacctttatgtgtatatatatatgtgtgtgtgtgtgtgtgtgtgtgtgtgtgtgtgtgtgttttctattaTAGATCGGGGATTTTAGGTATATTCCTCCCTACCTTCCTTTAAAATCAAGATGAGCttggataaaatatttaaaaatattgaattatgGTCTCTAAAAAAGAATCAGTTTGTCTGTTAGACAGGAAGGAATTGGCAAGAAAATGTATTTGatgtataaaatgttaaaaacgtAAGGTATGAGGATGGGTTTCAGAGCCCATAGGGGATATAAAGACAATTAGGAAAACGATGATTAAAAATCTCCGAAATGAGACCTGCTTATAAATAAGTTGTAATGGCATCTTTGATCTAAACTGGAAAATATATATGGTCCATTCAACAAATCTTTTCTTCACAAAGTAggctaatatatacatatatatgtttaattctttcaaaacatttaccctgtcaaacaatttttaaagaacaaatcaaATCTGATCCTTTTGTTTTGACACTTAAAACTCCTCTTCATTTCTTTTCGACAACATTAACTTACGCATTTTGATTTTACTTGTTTCGGTttctacagtaaaatataatataatgcgtacctttattttgaaacaaatcGTCACGTccggatctttttttttttttacttttccccACGCGTTTGAAAAACATTCCGcgtttttaaacagccctgaagaTGATGGGAAGCAGCTTTCTGAGTGCAGACAGAGCTCGCAGTCCTCCAGTGAAAGTGTTGTCCAGCCAGCTGCGTGAAGGGACAGAGTGCCAGACAGCAGGCGGAAGGTCCGAGTATGTTATCAGGCGACTGGGCCCCGGTGAGCAGCGCTCGTTACAGGTGTCCGTGGTCTGGATGCAGGGGACTGTGCTGGAAGTGCAGTCCGATCACAACACCGTGCTCATTCTGGACGAGACCGGGAACTTTGTCGTCAGCGGCATTAACAGCGTGCCGAAAGGAAAACCCTGCCTAAGTACCGGTTAGTAGCTTTTTTTAAGGCGGCTCCTATCATATTTAAGTAGGTTTTCTGAggacaacttttttttctgatgttcaAGCACATATTTTCACTGGGTCTTTATTGACGaagagaaaaaatatacaaaaatgtaataaaatacacGGTTAGTTTTTCTGTTAGCGTATATATGTTCTATATATGACAAAAACCGCAACTCATGAATATTAAGtcacaaagtaaatattttaagtattggGGTATTCTTCTATTCTTAACTTGTGAATTTGCATTTGCTTGGAGTTCTTAGatttacaatgaaaacaaagaggtgttttttttttttgtttttttttaaacccacagGTAAATATGTCATGGTTATGGGTGTCATCCAGTCACACAGTCCAGAGCCGGTGCTGCGTGCTGTGAAGATGGCAGATCTTTCTGAAAATGCTCTGATTCACAGGAAAAACTGGATCTATGAAGTAGAAGATCTCCAGCAGATTTTACCCTAaatcttttgtgtgtttgtttgatgaGACTGATGCAGATGTTTTTGTTCTGGTGCAGCATTTATAACATTTGCCAAGCAAACAGAGGGAACAAACAGAAATTGCATTACATATACATGATAGGACTTTTAAGTGCGAAagcatatacatatttatttatataacacttttctACGTCAGTTTgattacaaaaatatgaacttttgcactgtaattatgaataaatgttacacaTGTCTGAActagaatgaaataaaattatttaaaaaaagattaaacttaTACGAAGTCAAATCAGTTTACAATGAAAAGACAAGtatgtttaggtgtgtgtgtgtgtgtgtgtgtgtgtgtgtgtacgaatACATGTCAGTGTGGCACAGAAAGTGAATTAACTCTGGCTAAAGAATGCATTCAATGGAACATTTTCTCATAATAAATACAGAGTCGGTAAGCTACACAACGCATTCACATGTTCTGCAGCTGCTTCATAATCTCTTGTAGACTCCTAAAACGCTGCTGCAGTTTGGACAGTGGTGCGTCACATCCTTCAGGCTGTCCACACAGAAGGGAATCAGGCAGCAGCCGTAGAAACAACTAGAACATGGGAGACGAGAACAGAACAATCAGGGGAGTGACTTTGTGCAAAAGAAGAAAACCATAAGAGTGTATATTATGTAATACTTCATCTAACCCAAAAATGGTCAGGCCTGCACAAGAGAGCCAAGCTAGTGCTCCTGATGTATACTCCAGGCGAGTTATCACGTTCCGTGTGCATACTGGGCAATGCGCCTGCACTGGAAAACTTCCAAACTTCATACCAGGTTGAACATATACGGTCTGAACAGATACAAGGACAAAAACAAGAAAGCTTAGAAATACTGTGCTACATGTTTACTATTATTCAAAGCCATAGATGTCTTATACATTAACTGTTCAAATATCAGTGTCTTAACAAAAAAGATGTGTTGAAATCAATGTGTATGAATGTAGATTTTAGTCAATGgaaagtacttttttaaaaaaaaaattttttacaagaaaaaaaaaaacattaatatggtAAATAACTGTGAGGCTAATGGAATAATTTTTATTGAATGCAACTCtttgttaaaatatgtaatttaagatatatttgtcaaattaaaatattttattttaaatatgatttatataaaagaaaaattaattgaatgcaaatgaagtatattaaaatatatttaaaaatttaatatatttaatgaataattgtctaaattatgaatataattatttttaaattaaaaaatatataaatattgtaattccttttataaaaggaaaaaaaagagtttacatctataattattatatataataaatattttgtattgaaattaattttattaaatataatttcttatataaaaaataaagccaGGAGGACAAATGCAAATCTGAACTACATGCAGagtctgagggggaaaaaagactgaaatatgcTTGGGTTTAACTGGAAAACCCAGATTCAACCAGCTTCTGTTTTTAGCTTGTTCATATTGGTTTTTGTGGTTAATCAACAGCACTACCAGTTGATGGGGAGGAAGTCAAGCAGGTTAGTCTTTAGATATATCTCTACAATATTCGTATCTTTTGAGTGATGTGTACAACCTTTTTCTCAtaaatatttgagttttaaaataTGTGATCGGAAAAAGCCATGGTGGAATAAGAGTAAGTCCCATTACCAACAGGAGTGGTGACAGGTTGACCTTGTTGGGGAGGTGATGGATACATCGGGCTGTAGGCTTGTGCTGGATCCTGAGGTACAGATGTCTTCATATCACCTGGAGCATGGGGCATTGATGGGTACTGTGGGTTTGATACCATTGCCTCCTCATACGATGGAAGAGGCGGGTGTCCCACAAATGCTGATGTTTCTAGTGGGGGTGCGCTTGCCATCGCCTTGAGTGCtttaaaacataacaacaaaCATAGCTTTTTAGTAAATATACGGTTATTGTTGTAACGTTATTCATAGCCTTGCCCTATTCTTGGCAGGTCCAAACTTCTCTGAGGCAATCATGCTTTTAAATACATGTGAGCTAAACTACAAATACCACGttcaaccatagactgtataaagcGCTCAACACACGAGAAATAAAAGTTCTCAACATTGCAAATTAAAATCTCAAAACAATAAAGCAACgctagaaataaaacaaataaatcgaAAATAACTTGGAATGAATAACACTTACGGTTAGTGTCCTttattcaagaacagtcacgagCTGACAAAAAAAGTTCCCTGCTGTTCTGTTACGCACTTGTATTTCCGCAGAGATGGGTGGGCTGAACTCTCTTATAAGATTATCAGACCAAAACCGGACACTTTAGACCGTAAGAGCTGTACATAAAGTCAATACGTAAGTTATATCTCAAGAGATTTAGTAGGAAGCGATTGAGAGGTTTTCCGAGAAATGGGAAGACTTTTAGACGTTCCCTTAAGTTCCGTTTTTTGTCACATGAATAAGCAGCGAGTCTCGTGATAATTTAACTCAGTTCAGCTAGCAACTGCTTAGTTTATGTTTATTATCGTTTATTATTTTCTAGGTTTAACAATCTATATTAAACACCTTGGCTAGCATATGTgcgatttatttttgttattgtttttttttctttaatcaaaatcaaacTTTATTTGCAATTgcatgaatatatgaatatataaagtatcagtagtataaaataataacaataataataataataataataataataataataataataataataataataaaaaacgtgCATTTACACGCCCTTTCTCTGAAAGACAtgcaagtaaaaaaagtaaataatttggTATTTGTGAGTAAcgtaaaaataattcatttatataaatgtattatttttattataatggtgTGGCTGTGTTTTGCAttctctatttttattatttttacccaAGGGacttgggggaaaaaatgcaCATATTAAAAATGGCTTCTGCAGAATCAGTGCAAAACGTGCGTGTCCTTAGGTGCGGAGATTTAGTAATATGCAGTGtttcatattcataaataaataagttaatctCTTTCCATTTGTCTGTGAATGTAGGCTACTACGTCCGCCTGTCTGAGCGCCTctggggcaagttcaagctcaaacagGTGCGCAGCGTTTTGCTGCGGGTTCCGGGTTGAACGtcatgtttcctggaaacggtgtgcaacggggttTGAGCCTAGACTGTATAAAAGGGTTTAAGttacgttttctcttgtttggtgggtgtgtcaaaaatgtcagcccaatcagcagtaacatgtatataaaccacgtggtattaaagagacagcttgcacaatgtaattaacatctaaataaactaaataaaataaataataagagcacCTGTATtgatctggaacttctttaagtctgtctaaatatcatttagtaattgaatgtcttctggtccatatcctttcccttatcactgattaatgtaacataaaaatgctatacatatttatatgttttgctattgtattatggagtgacactttcataaagttttctattcttttctgattatataggctaattgtaaatattacaatatcatagcacaacaacagtgatcagcaataatgataagcctaatactcaaggtcatatagatcataacacagtctcggaggtaagaagtggattattcttcacctgaaatgtttgcgaGGCACATgtttggatcacaataattaggaaccatcatttccacaaatctcttcacttgattgggatgttctcttttattctggacggcaagagcagtgactgtaacattgaGCGTATTTTTCAGTATTAAACACATATTTCCACCGATTCCATCAgactccgaaaattcttcaaaaagaacacaaagaatagtcttctcagctgccatagctgcaactcttgcgtcatcggaacagggtgttcaacgcaccaccgtttccgtttaaaaaacgttttgcaccgTTTTGTCGAGACTGAACGTAGCCCCGGTTGAAACACTATTGCTTTTAGGCTATTTGATTGGATATTTGCCCTTTTCAACCGTGATCTCATTTCCTGTACAGTGAcaagctatatttatttatttatttattcagctctgGTTCAGATGTTGCTGTTTAAGTTATAACACAGAGGCTGGATCACTGGAGGCGGACGGAGTGTTTCTGCAGCTGAGCGTCAACTCTAGCCAATGCACGACATGGTTCGCAAAGTGCACACAAGCgttattctttgataaaaaagCGGCCTAGATTTGGTAagcttaaaatgatttttttccttcattttatatcattaatTGCCCGGAATAAAACTGTCTCCATTCAGGGCTTGTTTAGATCACATATAAATGGTTTCTGTCTTTCTGTTCGTTCGAAAGCATTGTTTgggcataagaaaaaaaaaacggctggAACGATACTAGCTGCAGTCGTTTTCGTAGATGGTTAGCTCTGTGTTGCACGAACGTCGCGTTATCGCCAGCGGACAGGCCTCGTGCCACTCGCAAGATGGAAAGTCTTGCCAAGATGCCCTTCTCAAATGCGTTGCATAACCTGTGGCTTCATGAAGGGAACCATGTCACGAGCAGTAACGGCTGGTAAAACTGTATGAAACGTTTCTCAAAAATGAGTGAGCGCTGATGAGAGAATCGACGCTCTAGAAACTTTGAATCCAGTGAaccaaaatgattcactgttttgaagtgatcgaaacaccacacacacacacacacacacacacacacacaaaacctttttCCAAACTAAATGTTTGATTGGAAGTCTAATCTGTAAAATGCCATTAACAATACCGTTAACAATGAATTGTCtgtataatatgaaatgttattaatttgTAGCTATTGTTTTGTCTGATTTATGGAGAGCTTGGTTACTCAGGCCACTTAGGAACTAACTATCACACTTgctttttattatacaaatgtgtCTTTAAAAATGTCCACAAATTTATAAAACTGATCCAAGATCAGGTAAAAGACGCTGGTTCATGTGTTCGCAGAGATTATCAGAGAAATTTCTAAATGGTTATGATGTAATGAAACCTAGATGGCTGAACTCACCTGAGTTTATTGTAGAATCATCCTGATTCTTGTGTCTTTCAGATGTAGCCGCAGCAAAAACCAAAACCTACGAGAACTCTGCAGAACTGCCTCtcctggacttttttttttttttttagaaaggccTGTGGTTGAACTTCTGATTGACAGGATGTCTATCACGGACCATAGCCCCACCACTGGGGTTGTCACAGTTATTGTGATACTCATTGCCATCGCTGCACTGGGGGCTTTAATTCTTGGTTGTTGGTGCTACTTGCGGCTGCAGCGCATCAGTCAGTCTGAAGACGAGGAAAGCATTGTCGGTGAAGGTGAAACCAAGGAGCCCTTCTTACTGGTCCAGTATTCGGCCAAAGGCCCGCGGGTGGAGCACAAGACCAAGCTCACACCTAACGGCACGGAGAGCCACACCTAAGACCTCTCACCTCCCTTCACAGTGCACATGGGTGTTTGTAGACTCCCGTCAGTCTTAAAGAATTTCAAACCTTACAGTGTCACTCAACACTGAAATGAAACCATTCCACCTTTTAAACAAGCTGAAGAACAAAGACAAACCTAGTGCATGCAGTTGTCTAGTTGCtttgacttgattttttatttattttattttttgcccatTTTGTGGTGGTAGAGCCCTGTTATAATGTGAAATCGACAACTGTCAGAGTTTTGTGCAATGCTGTTTGTAAAGCCGTAACTGAGATCTGAAGCTAAATCAATAATCTCAGAATCAAGATTCTGTTTCTTTAgtgttttgactttatttttcatCCAGAGCTGGCTCTGGTATCAAGAAATTCAACACAAATTTTAATGGACTGATTTCACAACCATGTCAAAGTTTTAGATGGTTTTGAGGCTTTTTATCCAGTTCATtccatttacttttaaaaatgtaggttccataaagaacatttaacatgcatagcatctttccattccacaaaaggttcttcatagtggaaaaaaagaggttattttaagaactgttcactgaagtGTTTTTGGGGAACAAAAGAAGGCTCTTCTATGGCATCTCTGTGAAAACTctttttgaagcatttttaagtgttgaattgcaatacaaaaagtgttttccattacaaataagAACTTCAGGATACTATAACTTGCCAAATTATGTAAAATGGCTTTTGAAAGCTCTTACATTATATATAGTCATGTTTAGAATCATAGTTTCATTAGCACCTTTTCTCTTCAGTGTGACAGCGTTTGCTGGTTGTGGTTTAAACCTGCTAGGAAACCACTATAAGAACGAAAGCCAATGACAGAGGTCTTTTTATTCTTGCTGAATTCTATTGTGACCACagaggcttttatttttttgtggttgagcACATTTTTCCATTATGAGATGTCATTTGaaagtgtaaatattattttttttagttggctTAATGCACAGATACTGAAATGTCATTGAGTTTTTAACCTTGTccttcacagtattttttttttctttttgtgatatCGCAGTGTT includes:
- the rmi2 gene encoding recQ-mediated genome instability protein 2, coding for MMGSSFLSADRARSPPVKVLSSQLREGTECQTAGGRSEYVIRRLGPGEQRSLQVSVVWMQGTVLEVQSDHNTVLILDETGNFVVSGINSVPKGKPCLSTGKYVMVMGVIQSHSPEPVLRAVKMADLSENALIHRKNWIYEVEDLQQILP
- the LOC109111029 gene encoding lipopolysaccharide-induced tumor necrosis factor-alpha factor homolog, whose protein sequence is MASAPPLETSAFVGHPPLPSYEEAMVSNPQYPSMPHAPGDMKTSVPQDPAQAYSPMYPSPPQQGQPVTTPVVSVQTVYVQPGMKFGSFPVQAHCPVCTRNVITRLEYTSGALAWLSCAGLTIFGCFYGCCLIPFCVDSLKDVTHHCPNCSSVLGVYKRL
- the snn gene encoding stannin gives rise to the protein MSITDHSPTTGVVTVIVILIAIAALGALILGCWCYLRLQRISQSEDEESIVGEGETKEPFLLVQYSAKGPRVEHKTKLTPNGTESHT